A single window of Bombus pascuorum chromosome 1, iyBomPasc1.1, whole genome shotgun sequence DNA harbors:
- the LOC132907025 gene encoding zinc finger protein 236-like: MPRCLIKSMTRYRKTDNSSEEAELPWTPPSSVDAKRKHQTKDNSTKCSNIWTSSKLPIVTRYTFNKENTMLWNKESNVDEVKLGMVNFSNIENTISSTTTNVSMNTNQVVIDPNNKQNVEKVQIPLTSNSEKVEYPVNVSNNEIKVAVNLNRTFNETENQTTSQALYLTPNKKQIDSQNQYLGGNMKTSGVENPQNWKRNKTMHYCPYCRKSFDRPWVLKGHLRLHTGERPFECPVCHKSFADRSNLRAHQRTRNHHQWQWRCGECFKAFSQRRYLERHCPEACRKYRISQRKEQNCS; the protein is encoded by the exons ATGCCGCGTTGTTTGATCAAGTCGATGACAAGATACAGAAAGACCGATAACTCTTCTGAAG AGGCAGAATTACCATGGACGCCGCCGTCATCGGTTGATGCGAAGAGAAAACATCAGACCAAAGATAATTCTACGAAATGTAGTAATATATGGACGTCTTCGAAATTACCAATCGTAACACGATATAcgtttaataaagaaaatactatGTTGTGGAATAAAGAATCTAATGTAGACGAAGTAAAGTTAGGgatggtaaatttttctaacatcgAAAATACGATATCGTCGACTACTACGAATGTTTCCATGAATACCAATCAGGTAGTGATTGACcctaataataaacaaaacgTGGAGAAAGTGCAAATACCATTGACATCAAATTCCGAAAAAGTAGAGTACCCGGTAAACGTAAGTAATAATGAAATCAAGGTGGCAGTAAATTTGAATAGGACGTTCAATGAAACTGAGAATCAAACGACCTCGCAAGCATTATATCTTACTCCAAATAAGAAACAGATTGATTCCCAAAATCAGTATCTGGGTGGCAATATGAAAACGTCGGGGGTGGAGAATCCACAAAATTGGAAGCGAAATAAAACTATGCATTATTGTCCCTACTGCCGCAAAAGCTTCGATCGTCCATGGGTGTTGAAGGGTCATCTCCGCCTCCATACTGGTGAACGACCTTTTGAGTGTCCAGTCTGCCATAAATCTTTTGCTGATCG atcAAATTTACGTGCGCATCAAAGGACACGGAATCACCATCAATGGCAATGGCGATGCGGGGAATGTTTCAAAGCATTCTCACAAAGACGATATTTGGAACGACATTGTCCGGAAGCttgtagaaaatatcgaatatctcAAAGGAAGGAACAAAATTGTAGCTAg
- the LOC132907009 gene encoding ATP-dependent RNA helicase me31b, translating to MMTETHINSNHVLNSGLNTKSEIDKMDDVGWKAKLKIPPKDKRIKTSDVTDTRGNEFEEFCLKRELLMGIFEKGWEKPSPIQEASIPIALSGKDILARAKNGTGKTGAYSIPVLEQVDPRKDVIQALVLVPTRELALQTSQICIELAKHMDIKVMVTTGGTDLRDDIMRIYQTVQVIIATPGRILDLMDKNVANMDHCKTLVLDEADKLLSQDFKGMLDHVISRLPHERQILLYSATFPLTVKQFMEKHLRDPYEINLMEELTLKGVTQYYAFVQERQKVHCLNTLFSKLQITQSIIFCNSTQRVELLAKKITDLGYCCYYIHAKMAQAHRNRVFHDFRAGLCRNLVSSDLFTRGIDVQAVNVVINFDFPKMAETYLHRIGRSGRFGHLGIAINLITYEDRFNLHRIEQELGTEIKPIPKVIDPSLYVARPEDNNSMEEGNVSK from the exons ATGATGACAGAAACACATATAAATTCCAATCATGTCCTAAATTCTGGTTTGAATACCAAATCAGAAATAGACAAAATGGACGATGTGGGTTGGAAAgccaaattaaaaattccaccAAAGGACAAACGAATTAAAACTAGt GATGTTACTGATACTCGTGGCAATGAATTTGAGGAGTTTTGCCTAAAACGAGAATTATTAATGGGCATCTTTGAAAAAGGTTGGGAAAAGCCTTCCCCAATTCAAGAAGCCAGTATTCCTATTGCATTATCTGGTAAAGATATCTTGGCCCGTGCAAAAAATGGGACTGGTAAAACTGGGGCCTATTCAATTCCAGTGCTAGAACAG GTTGATCCACGAAAAGATGTGATTCAGGCACTAGTACTTGTACCCACTAGAGAGTTAGCTCTTCAGACATCGCAAATTTGCATTGAACTGGCAAAACATATGGACATAAAAGTAATGGTAACTACTGGAGGAACAGACTTACGGGATGACATTATGAGGATTTATCAGACAG TACAAGTAATAATAGCAACGCCAGGAAGAATTCTTGACCTTATGGACAAGAATGTCGCAAATATGGATCATTGTAAAACTCTAGTTTTGGATGAAGCAGATAAACTACTGTCGCAAGATTTTAAAGGAATGTTGGATCATGTCATTTCCAG aTTACCACATGAACGTCAAATACTGCTGTATTCAGCTACATTTCCCCTGACAGTGAAACAATTCATGGAAAAACACTTAAGAGATCCATATGAGATTAATTTAATGGAAGAACTCACATTGAAAGGTGTAACACAATATTACGCCTTTGTACAAGAACGACAAAAAGTTCATTGTCTTAACACACTGTTCTCCAAG tTGCAAATAACACAAAGCATAATATTCTGCAATTCAACACAACGTGTTGAATTACTTGCAAAAAAGATAACAGATCTTGGATATTGCTGTTATTATATACACGCGAAAATGGCGCAGGCACACCGAAATCGCGTGTTTCATGATTTTCGAGCAGGACTATGCAGAAACTTG GTTAGCAGTGATCTGTTTACTCGTGGTATTGACGTACAAGCTGTGAACGTCGTTATCAATTTTGACTTTCCAAAAATGGCAGAGACATACCTTCATCGTATCGGCCGATCAGGACGATTCGGTCACTTAGGTATAGCAATTAACCTAATCACGTACGAAGACCGTTTTAATTTACATCGTATCGAACAAGAGCTTGGAACAGAGATTAAACCTATTCCAAAGGTAATAGATCCAAGTTTGTATGTAGCAAGACCAGAAGACAATAATAGCATGGAAGAGGGTAATGTGTCTAAGTAG